The Labrus mixtus chromosome 16, fLabMix1.1, whole genome shotgun sequence genome window below encodes:
- the eya3 gene encoding eyes absent homolog 3, whose product MSARSAAEMDDSQDLPELPTKKAKLEIDGGLEKEPRHLGEDGSPGSSEQENTYSALATAQLEPSDQEQQDGDEQAAAQACSNSMNSYAHSSTDTTATAEYTQQVYQGSNPSVTSYPNQVAFPPLAQSTVYSAFPQTGQTYGLPPFGSSFTTSSVYSSIPSATAATTASPTATHQEFSSYNSLGQSQFSQYYTLPPSYVPAGLPNSEDHGTGVGAAGYSADKSEQAASAGLPPRDASPPENLPAGAALPTGVCLPAAARDQDEVGRRNSVGKAKGKAKKPDNAPPTETDLERIFLWDLDETIIIFHSLLTGSYAQKFGKDPTTVLNLGLQMEELIFELADTHLFFNDLEECDQVHVEDVASDDNGQDLSTYNFLADGFNGPSGGGASGTTAGVQGGVEWMRKLAFRYRRLKELYNSYKGNVGGLLSPMKRDLLLRLRSEIENVTDAWLGTALKSLLLVQSRGKCMNVLVTTTQLVPALAKVLLYGLGDVFPIENIYSATKIGKESCFERIVSRFGKKVTYVVIGDGRDEEFAAKQHNMPFWRISTHGDLVSLHQALELDFL is encoded by the exons atgtcGGCTCGCTCGGCTGCAGAGATGGATGACTCGCAAGACCTACCTGAGCTGCCG ACAAAGAAGGCAAAGCTTGAGATCGATGGTGGACTGGAGAAGGAGCCACG TCATTTAGGTGAGGATGGGAGTCCAGGGTCATCAGAGCAGGAGAACACCTACTCTGCACTGGCCACAGCCCAACTTGAGCCAA GTGATCAGGAGCAGCAAGATGGAGATGAACAGGCAGCAGCTCAAGCATGCAGCAACTCCATGAACTCGTATGCACATTCAT ccaCAGACACGACGGCCACAGCTGAATACACCCAACAGGTTTATCAAGGAAGCAA CCCCTCAGTGACGTCGTACCCCAACCAGGTGGCCTTCCCTCCTCTGGCCCAGTCCACTGTGTACTCTGCCTTCCCCCAGACGGGTCAGACCTACGGCCTCCCTCCCTTTG GCTCAAGCTTCACAACATCCAGTGTGTACTCCAGCATCCCGTCAGCGACAGCAGCCACAACAGCCTCCCCCACAGCGACCCATCAG gaATTTAGCAGCTATAACTCTCTGGGACAGAGTCAGTTCTCTCAGTACTACACTCTGCCTCCCAGCTACGTGCCTGCCGGCCTGCCCAACAGCGAGGACCACGGCACCGGTGTGGGAGCGGCCGGATATTCAGCTGATAAGTCAGAGCAGGCTGCGTCAGCTGGACTGCCTCCCAGAG ACGCATCTCCACCAGAGAACCTTCCGGCAGGTGCGGCTCTTCCTACAGGTGTGTGTCTCCCGGCTGCAGCCCGAGATCAGGACGAGGTTGGACGCAGGAACTCTGTCGGCAAAGCGAAAGGAAAAGCCAAGAAGCCCGATAACGCTCCACCTACTGAGACTGACCTGGAG cGTATTTTCCTGTGGGACCTGGATGAGACCATTATCATTTTCCACTCCCTGCTCACTGGCTCCTACGCACAGAAGTTTGGCAAG GACCCGACAACAGTGCTGAACTTGGGCCTGCAGATGGAGGAGCTGATCTTTGAGCTGGCAGACACTCACCTTTTCTTCAACGACCTGGAG gagTGTGATCAAGTCCATGTGGAGGATGTCGCCTCCGACGACAATGGACAGGATCTGAG TACCTACAACTTCCTGGCCGATGGCTTTAATGGTCCCAGTGGTGGAGGGGCTTCAGGAACCACCGCAGGAGTCCAGGGAGGGGTGGAGTGGATGCGGAAACTGGCCTTTCGATACCGCCGTCTAAAAGAGCTCTACAACAGCTACAAAGGGAACGTGGGAG gCCTGCTGAGTCCTATGAAAAGAGATCTGCTTCTGCGTCTGCGGTCAGAGATCGAGAACGTTACAGACGCGTGGCTCGGCACAGCGCTCAAGTCTCTGCTGCTCGTCCAGTCCAG GGGGAAGTGTATGAACGTGTTGGTCACCACCACTCAGCTGGTTCCAGCTCTGGCCAAAGTGCTTCTCTACGGCCTGGGAGACGTCTTCCCCATCGAGAACATCTACAGCGCCACCAAAATAG gaaaggagagtTGCTTTGAGAGGATCGTCTCGCGCTTTGGGAAAAAGGTGACCTATGTGGTGATAGGCGATGGTCGAGATGAGGAGTTTGCAGCAAAACAG cacaATATGCCTTTCTGGCGGATCTCCACTCACGGCGACCTCGTGTCTCTGCACCAAGCGCTGGAACTGGACTTCCTGTGA